Proteins from a genomic interval of Phaeobacter gallaeciensis DSM 26640:
- a CDS encoding metallophosphoesterase → MFKKLITGVQGKSQEFVALNPELRFYVIGDIHGCDDLLAKLLTRLDPELPVVCLGDYIDRGEQSAKVLRRLMARPDITALIGNHEVMLLDFLADPIPNAEIWLRNGGLQTLASFGVGGVSEQSSAADLESAAQTLRAVMGAEMIAWLETLPTCCQSGNVFMAHAGADPEAPLTAQFRQALVWGRPDTRRLRREDGIWVVHGHWIVEEPTVAEGRIALDTGAFATGCLTAAEIDCGQVTFISTG, encoded by the coding sequence ATGTTCAAAAAGTTAATTACCGGAGTTCAGGGAAAATCGCAAGAATTCGTGGCTCTCAACCCAGAGCTGCGCTTCTATGTGATCGGAGATATCCATGGCTGTGATGACCTGCTGGCCAAACTTCTGACGCGACTAGATCCTGAGCTGCCGGTGGTTTGTCTTGGCGACTATATCGACAGGGGAGAGCAGAGCGCGAAGGTTTTGCGACGGCTGATGGCACGGCCTGATATTACCGCCCTAATCGGCAATCATGAGGTGATGTTGCTTGATTTTCTCGCGGACCCGATCCCGAACGCGGAGATCTGGCTGCGCAATGGCGGATTGCAGACACTGGCGAGCTTTGGTGTGGGTGGGGTTTCGGAACAATCCTCTGCAGCCGACCTCGAAAGCGCTGCACAAACGCTACGCGCGGTGATGGGTGCCGAGATGATTGCCTGGCTGGAGACCCTGCCGACCTGCTGCCAATCTGGCAATGTCTTCATGGCCCATGCCGGTGCCGATCCCGAGGCGCCGTTGACGGCTCAATTTCGGCAGGCGCTGGTGTGGGGCCGCCCTGATACACGCCGGCTACGCCGTGAGGATGGTATCTGGGTCGTGCACGGCCACTGGATCGTGGAAGAACCGACAGTCGCCGAGGGGCGGATCGCATTGGATACCGGCGCATTTGCCACCGGCTGTCTGACCGCGGCAGAGATCGATTGCGGGCAAGTCACGTTCATCTCGACTGGATAA
- a CDS encoding DUF418 domain-containing protein — MALTPATRLQGLDLARYFAFVGMVIVNFKIAMGAEGGTGIVAVLSTALEGRAAACFVVLAGIGLGLASNRSTDGIAATTVRRAAFLMSLGMINMMIFDADILHYYAVYFIFAALLLKASTRLLASLTVMLILMFPVMVLIFNYDSGWDWKLYTYADLWTIRGFLRHLLFNGWHPVIPWLAFLLAGILLSRMPLQNRRVQIGLILVGAVIYTVTEATSAIAVQSLKQIDPELADLATTMPIPPMPFYMIAGLSSACIVIGGCLLLTPTLQRLGVVQALAPAGRQTLTLYIAHILIGMGILEEMNMLEGQTPETAVSAALMFCICATGYAWIWSRFARNGPIEMVMRKLAG; from the coding sequence ATGGCTCTCACACCCGCAACCCGCCTGCAAGGCTTGGACCTTGCACGCTATTTCGCATTTGTCGGAATGGTCATTGTGAATTTCAAGATCGCCATGGGTGCTGAGGGTGGCACAGGTATTGTGGCGGTTTTAAGCACTGCCCTTGAGGGGCGTGCGGCTGCATGTTTTGTTGTTCTGGCCGGGATCGGGCTTGGCCTTGCATCAAACCGGTCAACAGACGGTATCGCCGCAACGACGGTGCGGCGCGCTGCGTTCCTGATGAGCCTCGGAATGATCAACATGATGATCTTTGACGCTGATATCCTGCACTACTATGCCGTCTATTTCATATTCGCAGCACTACTGCTCAAGGCGTCAACGCGGCTGCTTGCATCTCTCACGGTGATGCTGATCCTTATGTTTCCAGTGATGGTATTGATCTTCAACTATGACAGCGGGTGGGATTGGAAGCTTTATACCTATGCGGACCTCTGGACGATCAGAGGATTTCTGCGCCACCTTCTGTTCAATGGATGGCACCCTGTTATACCTTGGCTTGCATTTCTGCTTGCCGGTATCCTGCTGTCTCGGATGCCATTGCAGAACCGAAGAGTTCAAATCGGTCTTATCCTTGTTGGCGCAGTGATTTATACGGTGACCGAAGCAACCAGCGCAATCGCGGTTCAAAGCCTAAAGCAGATTGATCCTGAACTGGCAGACTTGGCGACAACAATGCCAATCCCGCCAATGCCGTTCTATATGATCGCCGGGCTCTCCTCCGCCTGCATAGTGATCGGCGGATGCCTGTTGTTGACGCCGACGCTGCAACGGCTCGGCGTCGTGCAGGCATTGGCCCCCGCGGGCCGCCAGACCCTTACGCTTTATATTGCGCATATTCTCATCGGAATGGGTATTCTAGAAGAAATGAACATGTTGGAAGGTCAGACGCCTGAGACTGCCGTCTCGGCAGCCCTGATGTTCTGCATCTGCGCGACGGGATATGCGTGGATCTGGTCTCGTTTTGCCAGAAACGGCCCAATCGAAATGGTCATGCGCAAGTTAGCGGGCTAA
- a CDS encoding calcium-binding protein, whose protein sequence is MPNAVLNDILELEEWLEYIGGVVSYSGNTDLLAAFNASNVTQLTVGEFLTIINAAEQAILSINWQDLVDQVADLLDTPFISAQLTAAEKQTILDSLSMIEPSDITEGFDLLRAEFAGISTGTLVVDALSIAGEDTPVGTDGDDVLTGTVGSDDVRLATGNDAFAAGQGDLGDDTVRGGSGNDTINGGSGQDVLFGGSGEDVLRGGWGSDLMKGGRQADVLIGAQGRDTIYGEGGADRLDGGAGNDRLVGGSGHDTILGGAGIDRLFGGNGNDSLVGGAQADYFIFRGNFGDDTIRGFASRSDAEKIDLRGVSEISDLSDLQDNHLTQDGSNAMIADGQGNTITLLGVDVNDLDAGDFLF, encoded by the coding sequence ATGCCGAATGCAGTATTGAACGATATTTTGGAATTGGAAGAGTGGCTCGAATACATCGGGGGCGTGGTATCCTATAGTGGTAACACCGATTTGCTCGCAGCTTTCAATGCAAGCAATGTAACACAGCTGACCGTTGGGGAATTCCTCACCATCATCAACGCTGCCGAGCAGGCGATTTTGTCGATCAACTGGCAAGACCTTGTTGATCAGGTCGCCGATCTACTGGACACGCCATTCATTTCAGCACAGCTCACGGCGGCTGAAAAACAAACTATTCTAGATTCACTTTCGATGATCGAACCCTCTGACATAACCGAAGGGTTTGATTTGCTCCGGGCCGAGTTTGCCGGGATTTCAACTGGAACGCTGGTCGTCGATGCCCTGAGTATCGCAGGCGAAGACACTCCGGTGGGTACCGACGGAGATGACGTATTGACGGGTACCGTCGGCAGCGATGACGTTCGTCTGGCGACCGGTAACGACGCTTTCGCCGCCGGGCAGGGGGACCTCGGCGATGATACAGTGCGCGGAGGATCTGGAAATGACACCATTAACGGCGGTTCGGGTCAGGATGTCCTTTTCGGCGGTAGTGGTGAGGATGTCCTGCGTGGGGGATGGGGATCTGACCTGATGAAGGGCGGACGCCAGGCAGATGTTCTGATTGGTGCTCAAGGTCGTGACACTATCTATGGAGAAGGTGGCGCGGACCGCTTGGACGGTGGAGCAGGCAACGATCGACTGGTTGGCGGTTCGGGCCATGACACAATCCTGGGCGGAGCAGGGATCGACAGGTTGTTTGGCGGAAATGGCAACGACAGTTTGGTTGGTGGCGCGCAGGCGGATTATTTCATTTTCCGGGGTAATTTTGGCGACGACACCATTCGTGGGTTCGCGTCGCGCAGTGATGCGGAGAAAATCGACTTGCGGGGCGTATCAGAAATTTCTGACCTCAGTGACTTGCAGGACAATCACCTGACACAAGACGGCAGCAACGCAATGATTGCGGATGGTCAGGGGAACACAATCACCTTGCTTGGTGTTGATGTGAATGATCTCGATGCGGGTGATTTCCTCTTCTGA
- a CDS encoding lytic murein transglycosylase, which translates to MSISRRSFGFGLMALGLGACSGGVTSTSAPRTVGGLPADLRPVPNAAYDAWVAGFRQRASTAGISNSTLNTAFRGAGYLPGVIKRDRNQTEFKRSLEDYLSIAASDERVSKGRAAYARHRNTLNALEQTYGVDAEIITAIWGLESFFGERRGDVPVISATSTLAFDGRRGAFFEKQLIAALRILQNGDISAARMTGSWAGAMGHTQFIPTSYQAFAVDFTGDGRRDIWSEDPSDALASTAAYLARNGWTRGLRWGQEVSGTAAGSGTLIQPQAGGPKFAVTSNFRAIKRYNNSDAYAIGVGHLADRIGGAGPLRSSFPPDANGLTKDDRILLQKRLTAKGFDTGGADGVIGPNSENAIRAYQQSRGLPATGVPSQALLGELG; encoded by the coding sequence ATGAGCATTTCACGACGCAGCTTCGGATTCGGACTGATGGCGCTTGGCCTCGGGGCCTGCAGCGGAGGGGTAACCAGCACATCGGCGCCGCGCACTGTCGGCGGGCTACCGGCCGATCTGCGCCCGGTGCCCAACGCGGCCTATGACGCTTGGGTTGCCGGGTTTCGCCAACGCGCAAGCACCGCCGGGATCAGCAACAGCACGCTGAATACTGCCTTTCGTGGCGCAGGATACCTGCCAGGCGTGATCAAGCGCGACCGGAACCAGACGGAGTTCAAACGCAGCCTTGAGGACTATCTCTCTATCGCCGCCTCCGACGAACGTGTCAGCAAGGGGCGCGCGGCCTATGCCCGCCATCGCAACACACTCAACGCCCTTGAACAGACCTATGGTGTTGATGCCGAAATCATCACTGCAATCTGGGGTCTTGAGAGTTTCTTCGGCGAACGCCGCGGTGACGTGCCGGTCATCTCAGCCACATCGACCCTCGCTTTTGATGGCCGCCGCGGCGCCTTCTTTGAAAAACAACTTATCGCAGCCCTCAGAATTCTGCAAAATGGCGACATTTCCGCCGCACGCATGACGGGCAGCTGGGCTGGCGCGATGGGGCATACGCAGTTCATCCCTACATCCTATCAAGCCTTTGCCGTTGATTTTACCGGCGATGGCCGTCGCGACATCTGGTCCGAAGACCCCAGTGACGCGCTGGCCTCAACCGCCGCCTATCTGGCCCGCAACGGCTGGACCCGCGGGCTGCGCTGGGGTCAAGAGGTGAGCGGAACAGCAGCAGGCAGCGGAACACTCATCCAACCCCAGGCAGGTGGTCCGAAGTTTGCCGTCACGAGCAATTTCCGCGCTATCAAACGCTATAATAACTCCGACGCCTATGCGATCGGTGTCGGTCATCTCGCGGATCGTATCGGTGGCGCAGGCCCGCTGCGCAGCAGCTTTCCGCCAGACGCAAACGGGCTGACCAAGGATGATCGTATCCTGCTGCAGAAACGGTTGACGGCGAAAGGCTTTGACACTGGCGGTGCTGATGGCGTTATCGGACCAAACAGCGAGAACGCCATCCGTGCCTATCAGCAAAGCCGTGGCCTGCCTGCCACCGGGGTTCCGTCACAGGCCCTGCTCGGCGAGTTGGGCTAG
- a CDS encoding COG3904 family protein, with amino-acid sequence MPNRLTFATAQWQGETVLTLTGRIAEGDATRFNDYLESLEILPSQVYLNSPGGSVSDALTIGRALRAQSMNTVMSASDICLSACPYILAAGVTRIADPDAMIGVHQHYFGQNTVLPAFVAVEQIQRGQGEVMSYLQEMGVDPLIMQPALMTPSDEIYLLTPVEQSTYRLITNGEPA; translated from the coding sequence ATGCCCAACAGGCTGACCTTCGCCACAGCTCAGTGGCAGGGTGAAACCGTACTGACCCTGACCGGCCGGATCGCTGAAGGCGACGCGACGCGCTTTAACGACTATCTGGAGTCGCTGGAGATCCTGCCATCACAGGTCTATCTCAATAGCCCGGGCGGCTCCGTCTCTGACGCTTTGACCATTGGTCGCGCCCTGCGCGCACAGAGTATGAACACTGTGATGAGTGCCAGTGACATCTGCCTGTCCGCGTGCCCCTATATTTTGGCCGCCGGGGTCACTAGAATTGCGGATCCAGACGCCATGATCGGCGTACATCAGCATTATTTCGGACAGAATACCGTGCTGCCCGCCTTTGTCGCCGTAGAGCAGATTCAGCGCGGTCAGGGTGAGGTTATGAGCTATCTTCAGGAGATGGGTGTCGATCCGCTGATAATGCAGCCAGCGCTGATGACGCCATCCGATGAAATCTACCTGCTAACCCCTGTTGAGCAGAGCACCTATCGCCTCATCACCAACGGCGAACCGGCATAG
- a CDS encoding MgtC/SapB family protein: MSASQTAAMIAYDSFLLRCCLAVALGLLIGLDREIKKKPLGARAYMLICLGCCALTMLTLNLAAAGQEGTAAVDPSRTIQGIVGGIGFLGAGAIMSTTETGKLRGVGSGAAIWVVGVVGIAIGFGFIAEAASVALLAFLILTIVDWAQQHRPDLDNGGDTSDGED; this comes from the coding sequence ATGTCCGCATCCCAGACAGCCGCCATGATCGCCTATGACAGTTTTCTTCTACGCTGCTGTCTCGCCGTTGCTTTGGGCCTGTTGATCGGTCTCGACCGCGAAATCAAAAAGAAGCCATTGGGCGCACGCGCCTATATGCTGATCTGCCTTGGCTGTTGCGCGCTGACGATGCTGACTCTTAATCTTGCGGCTGCCGGGCAGGAGGGAACCGCTGCGGTTGATCCATCCAGGACGATACAAGGCATCGTGGGCGGCATCGGATTTCTCGGTGCCGGCGCGATCATGTCGACCACCGAGACGGGCAAACTCCGCGGGGTCGGTAGCGGTGCAGCCATCTGGGTTGTCGGTGTAGTTGGCATTGCTATCGGCTTCGGTTTCATAGCCGAGGCCGCCTCGGTCGCCCTGCTGGCATTTCTAATCCTCACCATCGTTGATTGGGCACAGCAACATAGACCCGATCTCGACAACGGCGGGGATACGTCCGACGGGGAGGATTAG
- a CDS encoding STAS domain-containing protein — protein MSETATETVLTILQSDFEEIVASWISTQSDEGVQRIDLFSHKEGREQTSGLLRALISGIEKGATGDRFDLSSDAWVDLRSVLVDVTKERSSRGVSPSDMASFVLALKAPVFYRLKDKLAKYPTNLVEEIWFFSRVIDAFAVYCAEVFIAERDRIIEQQRDQMQELSTPVVELWDKVLTLPLIGTMDSARAQEVMENLLETILRRQAEVVIVDLTGVQTVDTQVAQHMLRMAAAVRLMGAECIISGISPTIAQTMVQLGVDVGEVTTRSTIRSGLADALNRVGYEITKKKDH, from the coding sequence ATGTCAGAAACCGCCACTGAAACTGTGCTCACGATTTTGCAAAGTGATTTTGAAGAGATTGTTGCGTCCTGGATTTCGACCCAAAGCGACGAAGGCGTGCAGCGGATTGACCTTTTCAGTCACAAAGAAGGGCGGGAGCAGACTAGTGGCTTGTTGCGCGCGCTCATTTCTGGGATCGAAAAGGGTGCGACAGGCGATCGTTTTGATTTGTCCAGTGACGCTTGGGTGGATTTGCGCAGCGTGTTGGTCGACGTAACCAAAGAGCGCAGTTCACGTGGCGTTAGCCCCAGTGACATGGCTTCTTTCGTGTTGGCACTGAAGGCGCCGGTATTCTATCGCCTGAAAGACAAACTGGCAAAATACCCGACCAACCTTGTAGAGGAAATCTGGTTCTTCAGTCGGGTGATCGATGCATTTGCAGTTTATTGTGCAGAGGTATTTATCGCCGAACGGGATCGCATTATCGAACAGCAGCGTGACCAGATGCAGGAACTGTCGACACCGGTTGTCGAACTGTGGGACAAAGTACTGACCCTGCCTCTGATCGGTACCATGGACTCAGCACGCGCGCAGGAGGTGATGGAAAACCTGCTGGAAACCATTCTGCGCCGTCAGGCAGAGGTGGTGATCGTAGATCTGACCGGTGTGCAGACCGTGGACACCCAGGTGGCCCAGCATATGCTGCGGATGGCTGCAGCTGTACGTCTGATGGGTGCGGAGTGCATTATCAGCGGTATCAGCCCGACCATCGCGCAAACAATGGTGCAATTGGGTGTGGACGTCGGCGAGGTAACAACCCGGTCCACCATCCGCAGTGGTCTGGCGGATGCGCTGAACCGTGTCGGATACGAAATCACCAAGAAGAAGGATCACTGA
- a CDS encoding STAS domain-containing protein: MSSASAIYFVEGVLLVAIQEDISDTDILDLQEALSERVVDEAARAVVMDISALEIVDTFVGRILAQLASVSKLLDAQTYVVGMRPAVAMTLVELGMDLPESKTALSLTHALRDLRGERQG; the protein is encoded by the coding sequence ATGTCCAGCGCATCGGCCATTTACTTTGTCGAAGGCGTTCTGTTGGTGGCGATCCAGGAAGATATTTCCGATACCGATATTCTGGATTTGCAGGAGGCCCTCTCCGAACGTGTGGTGGACGAAGCGGCCCGGGCGGTGGTTATGGACATCAGCGCATTGGAGATTGTCGATACATTCGTGGGCCGGATTCTGGCGCAGCTGGCGAGCGTGTCAAAACTGTTAGATGCCCAGACTTATGTGGTTGGCATGCGTCCTGCGGTGGCAATGACACTGGTGGAATTGGGTATGGATTTGCCCGAGAGCAAAACGGCGCTCAGCCTGACGCATGCGTTGCGCGATCTGCGCGGTGAACGTCAGGGATGA
- a CDS encoding ATP-binding protein, whose translation MIPTDGVLIGVYALIRDRDVIQVRRIAGREMDQRGARTVQKTRFVTAVSEIARNVVMHGGGGEARIYIHNEPSAISVVCVDNGPGIADLDAAFSDGFSTAGSMGRGLGGAKRLSDALDVETEEGKGTRVIMMARI comes from the coding sequence ATGATACCCACGGATGGTGTTCTGATCGGTGTTTACGCACTGATCAGGGATCGCGATGTTATTCAGGTGCGCAGGATTGCGGGTCGTGAAATGGATCAGCGGGGTGCGCGTACCGTGCAAAAAACCCGGTTTGTCACTGCGGTCAGTGAAATTGCAAGAAATGTGGTGATGCATGGTGGCGGAGGCGAAGCGCGTATCTATATCCACAATGAACCGTCCGCGATCAGCGTGGTCTGTGTCGACAACGGGCCCGGAATTGCGGATCTGGACGCTGCGTTCAGCGATGGTTTCAGCACTGCGGGCAGCATGGGGCGCGGCCTGGGCGGTGCGAAACGGCTGAGCGATGCGCTGGATGTCGAGACCGAAGAAGGCAAAGGAACACGCGTGATAATGATGGCCCGGATATGA
- a CDS encoding ATP-binding protein, which produces MTHWLPLSDPSDVSVCRRNARQLAQVAGFSQARTEEIAIVVSEAATNVLRYAKRGRCLLQRMPGIGGPRLAVIVVDQGPGIDALDKMMRDGSSSEGSAGLGLGAMQRLSDRFDIYSNRDEGTVVACEFQQRPYRPAAMDVAGLVVTHPGEIRCGDAWDMTCVTPNAAPDGRLDLILCDGLGHGHRAADAAERVLQAFGQKPGRTPAAALADISVDIADTRGAVAACVAVAADGRRLSYASVGNIATIRARLGETKRFATRDGHLGGAALSPFSDEVNLQPGDTVILHSDGLLTLRNLHEKPALLMRSALLIAGKLMAENFRGRDDASLAVIKIAKEI; this is translated from the coding sequence ATGACCCATTGGTTGCCTCTTTCAGACCCCAGTGACGTTTCGGTCTGTCGCCGCAACGCGCGCCAGCTGGCGCAGGTGGCTGGGTTTTCACAGGCCCGGACCGAAGAGATTGCCATCGTTGTCAGCGAGGCGGCCACCAATGTCTTGCGATATGCCAAACGGGGCCGCTGCCTGTTACAGCGAATGCCGGGCATCGGCGGTCCGCGTTTGGCGGTGATCGTCGTGGATCAGGGGCCCGGGATCGACGCGCTCGACAAAATGATGAGGGACGGGAGCAGTAGCGAAGGCTCAGCGGGGCTGGGCCTGGGTGCGATGCAACGGTTGTCGGATCGCTTCGATATCTATTCGAACCGTGATGAAGGCACGGTTGTGGCGTGTGAATTCCAGCAGCGCCCATACCGGCCAGCCGCAATGGATGTCGCGGGTCTTGTGGTGACTCACCCTGGAGAAATCCGCTGCGGCGACGCTTGGGATATGACATGTGTGACTCCAAACGCTGCCCCTGATGGCAGATTGGACCTGATCCTTTGTGATGGGTTGGGGCATGGTCATCGGGCGGCGGATGCCGCTGAACGGGTTCTGCAGGCCTTTGGGCAAAAGCCGGGTCGCACTCCTGCTGCGGCCTTGGCGGATATATCGGTTGATATCGCTGATACCCGTGGTGCTGTTGCGGCCTGTGTCGCGGTGGCTGCGGACGGGCGACGCCTGTCCTATGCCTCCGTTGGCAATATTGCGACGATCCGCGCGCGGCTGGGTGAGACAAAGAGATTTGCGACCCGCGATGGCCATCTTGGAGGAGCCGCACTTTCTCCGTTTTCGGACGAGGTCAATCTGCAGCCCGGTGATACCGTTATTCTGCATAGTGATGGTCTGCTGACTTTACGGAACCTCCACGAAAAACCTGCTCTGCTGATGCGTTCTGCGTTATTGATTGCTGGAAAGCTCATGGCCGAAAACTTCAGAGGTCGTGACGACGCCAGTCTTGCAGTTATTAAAATCGCTAAAGAGATCTAA
- a CDS encoding sensor histidine kinase: MPTALITLKIDTEQDVLRLRFIAMAITKALQFGTFAQTRAVTALLEAARNAQQHASVGRVRLSLQEHGDKVAMRAMITDQGPGIDGLDDILRGRGGGVAPGSGLGLGLRGLSRLSDHHAIRSGPEGTEIELLFLSPVKSDEMVTSTQAATDAISKIRDADPVAELAEQNRVLLEALTERDLLMKEVHHRTGNNLALIGALIRMSRRGAEAPETVSVLSDLEARVQSVIRVHEQLQRSARVDHLQALPFLQEVAASAEGAFNSENLQVAVSVRGDDMTIPSSMAIDLGLLTGELLTNAYKHAFVGREQGSILVELTEQDDALRLVIADDGRGLSEGDARPERSGSLGWRMIRSMVGKYAGTTEVDGSDGMRVQFTLPLADEQADRSA; encoded by the coding sequence GTGCCGACCGCCCTGATCACTTTGAAAATCGATACGGAACAGGATGTTCTGAGGCTGCGCTTTATCGCGATGGCGATCACCAAGGCCTTGCAGTTCGGGACATTTGCGCAGACGCGGGCGGTGACGGCACTGCTTGAGGCGGCTCGAAATGCCCAACAACATGCCAGTGTTGGACGGGTTCGGCTGAGTTTGCAGGAACACGGCGACAAGGTGGCCATGCGGGCCATGATCACGGATCAGGGACCAGGTATTGACGGGCTCGACGACATTCTGCGGGGCCGAGGGGGCGGAGTGGCGCCTGGTTCGGGGCTGGGACTGGGGTTGCGCGGGCTGTCACGCCTTTCTGATCATCACGCGATACGCAGCGGGCCAGAGGGCACGGAGATTGAACTTCTGTTCCTGAGCCCGGTGAAAAGCGACGAGATGGTCACCTCTACGCAAGCTGCGACTGATGCTATCAGTAAGATCCGCGACGCTGATCCTGTTGCGGAACTTGCGGAACAGAACCGGGTGTTGCTTGAGGCGTTGACGGAACGGGATCTCCTGATGAAGGAGGTCCATCATAGAACCGGTAACAATCTCGCGCTGATCGGTGCGCTGATCAGGATGAGTCGCAGAGGGGCCGAGGCACCGGAAACCGTCTCGGTGCTGTCGGATCTGGAGGCGCGGGTTCAATCGGTGATCCGCGTGCATGAACAATTGCAGCGTTCTGCCCGGGTTGACCATTTGCAGGCGCTGCCCTTTTTGCAGGAGGTTGCGGCAAGTGCCGAGGGGGCGTTCAACTCCGAAAACCTCCAAGTGGCGGTATCGGTGCGCGGCGATGACATGACGATCCCAAGTTCGATGGCGATTGATCTGGGTCTTCTGACAGGTGAGCTGCTGACCAATGCGTATAAGCATGCCTTTGTCGGGCGTGAGCAAGGAAGTATTCTGGTTGAGCTGACCGAACAGGATGACGCGTTGCGGCTGGTGATCGCAGATGACGGGCGCGGCCTGTCCGAGGGCGATGCCAGACCTGAGCGCTCCGGTTCTCTTGGCTGGCGTATGATCCGCAGCATGGTCGGCAAATATGCCGGCACAACCGAGGTGGATGGCTCCGATGGTATGCGGGTGCAGTTCACCCTGCCACTCGCCGACGAACAGGCCGATAGATCAGCCTGA